The Pseudomonas solani genome segment CACGGGCGTAACAACCTCACCGAGTTCGAGAAAGCCATCGTCGGCTACCCGGAGGTACTGGAGTGCTACACCATGGCCGGCGGCTCGGATTACCTGCTGAAGGTGGTGGCACGGGATATCGGCAGCTACGAGCGCTTCCTGCGGGACCAGTTGCTGCAGCGGCCGCATGTGCTGGAAGCGCACTCGAACATCGCCATGAGCGAGGTCAAGCGCACCACCGAGCTGCCTCTGGATTGACCCGCTGAGCCGCCCATTCCAGAGCGCCTGGATGGCCAGCAAGCGAAGCGGCGAAAAGGCTCCGTGCAATTTGCAATGTGGAAAAATCGGGCGCC includes the following:
- a CDS encoding Lrp/AsnC family transcriptional regulator, which gives rise to MQNPLSPIDRKILRLLQHNADLSAAEVAEKVELSQSPCWRRINRMQEDGLIERKVALLNPKLLGFSITVFVNIKLSAHGRNNLTEFEKAIVGYPEVLECYTMAGGSDYLLKVVARDIGSYERFLRDQLLQRPHVLEAHSNIAMSEVKRTTELPLD